From the genome of Nicotiana sylvestris chromosome 2, ASM39365v2, whole genome shotgun sequence, one region includes:
- the LOC104214998 gene encoding 11S globulin seed storage protein Jug r 4-like: MATTWFSFFLSLLLLLHGNFAQQRYQQQYGQQCQINRLNPQEPSFRMQAEAGVTEFFDTNNQQFQCAGVSLFRHVIQSRGLLLPSYTNSPLLAYVVQGRGFYGIMNSGCPETFQSSQQTQQRIRGRTFQDRHQKIEQFRQGDIMAFPAGAAHWLYNEGNEEVVLVVLEDASNNANQLDQTSRRFFIAGNPQQGQQQQGRQYGGSTMRREQFRSGNVFNGFDIEILSEAFGVDREMARRLQGQDDMRGHIVSVQEGLRVIRPPFSQEQEEQQEQGQYGRGPMTNGIEETICTAKVRENIDNPARADIYNPRAGRLSTVNSFTLPILSFLRLSAARGVLYRNSMMAPHWYENAHSIIYITRGESRIQIVDHRGRAVLDDQVREGQCLVVPQNYAIVKQAGNEGCEWIAFNTNDNAMINTLSGRTSAIRGLPLDVIANAYQISRDEARRLKFNRDETLIFRSTRRSPRSYERVIGLVDEANSTSIA, encoded by the exons ATGGCTACTACatggttttcttttttcttgagttTGCTTTTGCTTTTGCATGGTAATTTTGCTCAGCAAAG GTACCAGCAGCAATATGGCCAGCAGTGTCAAATTAACAGACTCAATCCACAAGAGCCATCCTTTAGAATGCAAGCAGAAGCTGGAGTTACTGAGTTTTTTGACACAAATAATCAGCAATTTCAATGTGCTGGAGTTTCACTATTTCGCCATGTTATTCAGTCCAGAGGCCTTCTCTTGCCTTCTTATACTAATTCTCCACTGCTTGCCTATGTTGTTCAAG GTCGAGGATTTTATGGGATCATGAACTCGGGTTGCCCCGAGACATTCCAATCATCCCAACAAACTCAACAGAGAATTAGAGGCAGAACATTTCAAGATCGTCATCAAAAGATTGAACAATTTAGGCAGGGTGATATTATGGCATTTCCTGCAGGTGCTGCACATTGGCTATATAATGAAGGAAATGAAGAAGTTGTTCTTGTTGTTCTTGAAGATGCCTCTAACAATGCCAATCAATTGGATCAAACCTCTCGG AGGTTCTTTATTGCTGGAAACCCGCAACAAggacaacaacaacaagggaGACAATATGGTGGCAGCACTATGCGAAGGGAGCAATTTCGATCAGGCAATGTTTTCAATGGCTTTGACATAGAAATTCTATCAGAAGCGTTTGGTGTTGACAG GGAAATGGCAAGGAGGCTACAAGGACAAGATGACATGAGAGGCCATATTGTTAGTGTTCAAGAAGGGCTTAGAGTAATTAGGCCACCTTTTTCACAAGAACAAGAGGAACAACAAGAACAAGGACAATATGGCCGTGGTCCTATGACTAATGGAATTGAAGAGACAATTTGTACTGCTAAGGTTAGAGAAAACATTGACAATCCCGCTCGTGCTGATATATACAACCCGCGTGCAGGACGTTTAAGCACTGTCAATAGTTTCACTCTGCCCATTCTTAGCTTCCTCCGACTCAGTGCCGCTAGGGGAGTTCTCTACAGA AATTCGATGATGGCACCACATTGGTACGAGAATGCACACAGCATAATCTACATAACAAGGGGTGAATCAAGAATTCAGATAGTAGATCACAGAGGACGAGCAGTGCTAGATGATCAAGTTCGCGAAGGACAATGTTTAGTAGTGCCACAGAACTATGCAATTGTAAAACAAGCAGGAAATGAAGGATGTGAATGGATAGCATTCAACACTAATGACAATGCCATGATCAACACCCTGAGTGGCCGTACCTCGGCCATTCGTGGGCTGCCCTTGGATGTTATTGCCAATGCTTATCAGATATCGAGGGATGAAGCGCGAAGGCTTAAGTTTAACAGGGACGAAACGCTCATTTTTCGTTCTACTAGAAGATCGCCGCGCTCCTATGAGAGAGTAATTGGTCTGGTTGATGAGGCTAATAGTACTAGCATTGCTTGA
- the LOC104215128 gene encoding CDT1-like protein a, chloroplastic: MESSEASSILGTFKSKKKLQMGSDPVVSGAPSLDPWSSKTPEKPIIPPRRTRNRSAALSLKEVREAAQKLRKPDPTHPISQADASLSSGKSPAVKAKKAVDPVKLPEKYELLEEFFRSLNNSIRLLRLKGSSTTFTNISTKVECLTDRRFTYTHLAQLKFLLPEAIEIQKILVHDERTYCMKPDLHITLNANAVEVDEKLKSTSGTVQLEKVFRARLLDFFKSHPEGDDIPEEALPGAFGDSKQELLTNSSTPPAVPQLMGETPIASMQQRAAAASHLSQSFRKSFSHRASIAKAEDTEQLQTVPHSSLRPVSEPQIAKNSSESHTFTSADKTPSKLLSTQTSGAKFSTRVVLSGTLPPSPLPATPLKNMKVGYGSSLLSAEETPVKHTSTPAKLMTSTPVLQPSKRCYMSPDGEKTESPQKLVRRPPRIRSLTFDTPVKSSKVTEVIDSRESSIDDEFFDILPENLLQSIREKEQKQLEEKDPAISQAKWRKKMISSLPKFFDMIYFLFQSIKRSVITKEELMHKVLSSHLEITDRREVEEQLRLLLKIAPEWIHEKVASSGDRLLCVSEVSNAESIRTRIAEAN; encoded by the exons ATGGAGTCTAGTGAAGCTTCTTCGATCTTGGGTACATTCAAGTCAAAGAAGAAACTTCAAATGGGATCCGACCCGGTTGTTTCCGGGGCTCCGTCTCTTGATCCATGGAGCTCGAAAACCCCTGAGAAGCCCATCATTCCTCCTCGTCGGACTCGGAATCGGAGTGCCGCGCTTTCTTTAAAAGAAGTCCGGGAAGCCGCCCAGAAACTCCGGAAACCCGACCCGACCCACCCGATTTCACAGGCTGATGCCTCATTGAGCTCCGGGAAGTCCCCGGCAGTTAAAGCAAAGAAGGCTGTCGACCCAGTAAAGCTACCAGAAAA GTATGAATTGTTGGAAGAATTCTTCAGAAGCTTGAATAATTCGATTCGGTTGCTGCGATTGAAGGGTTCTTCGACGACATTTACAAATATTAGTACCAAAGTGGAGTGTCTAACAGATAG GAGGTTTACTTACACTCACTTGGCGCAGCTGAAGTTTCTTTTACCTGAGGCTATTGAGATCCAGAAGATCCTTGTGCATGATGAACGCACTTACTGTATGAAGCCGGATCTTCATATTACATTAAATGCTAATGCAGTTGAAGTTGATGAAAAGCTGAAATCCACTAGTGGCACTGTACAACTGGAGAAAGTCTTCCGCGCTCGGCTTTTAGATTTCTTTAAATCCCACCCTGAG GGAGATGACATTCCTGAGGAAGCACTACCGGGAGCATTCGGTGACTCAAAACAAGAGCTCTTAACAAACTCATCAACACCACCTGCAGTCCCACAGTTAATGGGAGAGACACCGATTGCTTCAATGCAGCAGCGGGCAGCAGCTGCATCGCACCTGTCTCAGTCTTTCAGGAAATCGTTTTCTCATCGAGCATCTATTGCTAAAGCAGAAGATACCGAGCAACTTCAAACAGTTCCTCATTCTTCACTTCGTCCAGTCTCAGAACCCCAGATTGCCAAAAATTCCTCTGAGAGCCACACCTTTACATCTGCCGATAAAACTCCTTCCAAATTGCTTTCGACACAAACTAGCGGAGCAAAATTCTCAACACGAGTGGTTCTTTCTGGTACTTTACCACCATCTCCTCTACCCGCAACTCCATTAAAAAACATGAAGGTTGGATATGGGTCGTCTTTATTAAGTGCTGAAGAAACTCCAGTAAAACATACATCTACACCAGCAAAATTGATGACTTCTACACCTGTGCTCCAACCTTCCAAGAGATGTTATATGAGTCCGGATGGAGAGAAAACTGAATCACCACAAAAGCTAGTTAGGCGCCCTCCTCGTATTAGGTCATTGACCTTTGATACTCCTGTGAAGAGTTCAAAAGTTACTGAAGTCATCGATAGTAGAGAATCATCAATAGATGATGAATTCTTTGACATTCTTCCTGAGAATCTTCTGCAATCG ATCAGAGAAAAGGAGCAAAAACAATTAGAGGAGAAAGATCCAGCTATATCCCAAGCAAAATGGCGCAAGAAAATGATTTCGAGCTTACCTAAGTTCTTCGACATGATTTACTTCCTATTTCAATCAATTAAACGTTCTGTGATTACTAAAGAGGAGCTTATGCACAAAGTACTTTCAAGCCATCTAGAGATTACTGATAGAA GAGAAGTTGAAGAGCAACTCCGGTTATTGCTAAAAATAGCTCCTGAATGGATCCATGAAAAGGTGGCATCTAGTGGGGATCGTCTCTTGTG TGTTAGCGAGGTATCAAATGCTGAAT